A DNA window from Hordeum vulgare subsp. vulgare chromosome 1H, MorexV3_pseudomolecules_assembly, whole genome shotgun sequence contains the following coding sequences:
- the LOC123416506 gene encoding putative leucine-rich repeat receptor-like serine/threonine-protein kinase At2g19230 encodes MEQSTHGATAARSWFLLLSLATTAGVLRVRGQSTGFVSIDCGLSEQSGYVDDVTKLPYSSDAAFTNAGSNHNVSAEHVKPSSIKRYLSVRSFPDTGTASRSCYTFPSIVPGSKCLLRATFMYGNYDGLNKLPVLDLYLDVNFWKTVNISKADSVHTAEVIAVIPSDTVQVCLVDIGLGTPFISGLDLRPLKNTLYPQVNSSQGLVLLDRSNFGASDLIVRHPDDPYDREWFPWSNLTKWRVISTKEKVRLRPEDAADVHFDAPSVVMQTAITPINASEKINFSWDAEPNYVHPTPRT; translated from the exons ATGGAGCAATCAACGCACGGAGCAACGGCGGCCCGGTCATGGTTCCTCCTGCTCAGCCTTGCCACCACCGCCGGCGTACTTCGAGTCCGCGGCCAGAGCACAG GTTTCGTCAGCATAGACTGCGGCCTCTCGGAGCAGAGCGGCTACGTGGACGATGTCACCAAGCTCCCGTACTCCTCGGACGCCGCCTTCACCAACGCCGGCTCCAACCACAACGTCTCGGCGGAGCACGTCAAGCCGTCTTCAATCAAACGGTACCTCAGCGTGCGCAGCTTCCCCGACACCGGCACGGCCTCGCGCAGCTGCTACACGTTCCCGTCCATCGTGCCGGGGTCCAAGTGCCTGCTCCGGGCCACCTTCATGTACGGCAACTACGACGGGCTCAACAAGCTACCCGTCTTGGACCTCTACCTGGACGTCAACTTCTGGAAGACGGTGAACATCTCCAAGGCCGACTCTGTGCATACCGCCGAGGTCATCGCCGTCATCCCGTCCGACACGGTGCAGGTTTGCCTGGTGGACATTGGCTTGGGTACGCCGTTTATCTCCGGGCTGGACCTGAGGCCTCTCAAGAACACGCTGTATCCGCAAGTGAACTCGTCGCAGGGATTGGTACTTCTGGATAGGAGCAACTTCGGCGCGAGTGATCTCATTGTTAG GCACCCGGACGATCCATACGACCGTGAGTGGTTTCCCTGGAGCAACCTGACCAAGTGGCGAGTGATCTCAACAAAGGAGAAGGTGAGGCTGAGGCCCGAGGATGCGGCCGACGTCCACTTTGACGCGCCATCCGTCGTGATGCAGACCGCCATCACACCCATCAACGCCTCAGAGAAAATTAACTTCTCGTGGGATGCCGAGCCAAACTACGTGCACCCCACGCCCCG